The Erigeron canadensis isolate Cc75 unplaced genomic scaffold, C_canadensis_v1 Conyza_canadensis_unscaffolded:59, whole genome shotgun sequence genome has a segment encoding these proteins:
- the LOC122584614 gene encoding probable H/ACA ribonucleoprotein complex subunit 1, which translates to MVRTKANPNAEAQGEQGGRGNPRGGRGGNQGRGRGKGRGGRGGRGGVAGHVEIPDIATIFAEQLTASMPTIVAQVTAAMGRTQDQPQGGAPEAVQEPVAVEPEGANPE; encoded by the coding sequence atggtGCGAACGAAGGCGAACCCGAATGCTGAGGCTCAAGGAGAACAGGGCGGCCGTGGTAATCCAAGAGGCGGACGAGGGGGAAAtcaaggaagaggccgtgggAAGGGCCGTGGTGGCCGTGGTGGTCGAGGAGGTGTCGCGGGTCATGTTGAGATCCCCGACATAGCTACTATCTTTGCTGAGCAGTTGACCGCTTCCATGCCAACTATTGTGGCACAAGTCACTGCTGCCATGGGTAGAACTCAGGACCAGCCTCAGGGAGGAGCACCAGAAGCTGTACAAGAACCAGTGGCGGTTGAACCAGAGGGAGCTAATCCAGAGTAG